The Lactuca sativa cultivar Salinas chromosome 2, Lsat_Salinas_v11, whole genome shotgun sequence genome includes a window with the following:
- the LOC111889523 gene encoding F-box protein SKIP23, which translates to MSILVDWSELQPELIESIAKKLKVHKDYVRFRAVCSNWRKSTSKTPKHLPCQLPWLMLPQTNNQNRQSHLRAFFSLSDNKTYRLSLPEASNIRRRCGSSHGWLVILEETPAVFLINPLTRVKHHLPPLSSFPNVTKFNFYDIGREYTLKTSEGDAYTCSLKEMRDSFIKKVVFSSSPSDSHSDYFALAILNQTGDLAYCKKGDSFWKFIDNAQSYSEDAVYHNGCFYAVSKYGTIAVCDVSQSLPNVSFIQTPLQVGGDMQYLVNLDDELLLVTRYLELGFDVDQHQLDIFYKTTEFRVYKLVLNGPKWESLSKLDEWALFVGENSSMAFRASDFQGCKGNQIYFTDDYSEWNYDGANGDHDLGVYDLEDGCVVGLPCYPRKFYNGRRWPPPIWVTPSLH; encoded by the coding sequence ATGTCGATATTGGTGGATTGGTCGGAATTACAACCGGAATTGATCGAATCAATTGCGAAAAAACTCAAAGTTCACAAGGATTACGTACGTTTTAGAGCTGTTTGTTCGAATTGGCGAAAGTCAACTTCTAAAACCCCAAAACATCTCCCCTGTCAACTCCCATGGCTAATGCTTCCTCAAACCAATAATCAGAATCGCCAATCTCATCTCCGAGCGTTTTTCAGCCTTTCCGATAACAAAACCTACCGCCTGAGTCTTCCAGAAGCTTCTAACATTCGTCGCCGATGTGGATCCTCTCATGGTTGGCTTGTAATCCTCGAAGAAACCCCAGCAGTTTTCCTTATAAATCCATTAACACGAGTTAAACACCACCTTCCACCTTTATCTTCGTTTCCCAATGTTACAAAGTTCAATTTCTATGATATAGGAAGAGAATACACTCTCAAGACATCAGAAGGTGATGCTTACACCTGCAGTTTGAAAGAAATGCGTGATTCTTTCATCAAGAAAGTGGTGTTTTCTTCCAGTCCTTCTGATTCCCATTCCGATTACTTTGCCCTTGCGATTCTCAACCAAACAGGTGATCTTGCTTATTGCAAAAAAGGTGATAGCTTTTGGAAATTTATCGATAATGCACAATCTTACAGTGAAGATGCTGTTTATCACAATGGGTGTTTTTATGCTGTGAGTAAATATGGAACAATTGCAGTGTGTGATGTTTCCCAGAGTTTACCCAATGTTTCTTTTATCCAAACACCATTACAAGTTGGTGGTGATATGCAGTATTTAGTTAATTTAGATGATGAATTATTGTTGGTGACACGATATTTAGAGCTTGGATTCGATGTTGATCAGCATCAACTTGATATTTTTTACAAAACGactgaatttagggtttataaGCTGGTTTTAAACGGACCAAAGTGGGAGAGTTTGAGTAAATTGGATGAATGGGCTTTGTTTGTTGGGGAGAATTCATCAATGGCTTTTCGTGCTTCTGATTTTCAAGGGTGTAAAGGGAATCAAATTTATTTCACAGATGATTATTCGGAGTGGAATTATGATGGTGCTAATGGTGATCATGATTTGGGTGTTTATGATTTGGAAGATGGTTGTGTTGTAGGTTTGCCATGTTATCCAAGAAAGTTCTACAATGGAAGAAGATGGCCTCCTCCCATTTGGGTCACTCCAAGTTTGCATTGA
- the LOC111889522 gene encoding pentatricopeptide repeat-containing protein At5g40410, mitochondrial, with protein MLSSTRCPCFHLINSIFSSNSNFKALRHIIRSQTRCLHNQSDPQSLSNAFYNHHNFQSQHNPSSLLSSVIRSITLCASIPICRLIHSRVVKCLNYNDGFIGDRLVSLYARLGSIKDAHHLFDEIPNKDLVSWNSIISVFCQKGEVSLSLNAFYRMRHEYEMNPNEITLISLIPACEILEGSYLHGFAVKNGLLSETKVLNSLINMYGKIGHLNMASKLFDTIKSPNLVSWNSIINVHIQSGLMEDSISYFNSMRRVSIYPDQATIVTILHGCADIGVGKLVDAFHGNILRSGLDKNIPILTTLLTVYAKSGRLSDSYELFKQMKNPDTIAWTAMLAGYAIHGYGKQAIEHFNHMIQKGLKPDHVTFTHLLSACSHSGLVNEGQHFFNIMSSVYGIEPRLDHYSCMVDLFGRSGRLKDARVLIDCMPMEPNSGVWGALLNGCKVYNNIELGEETARKLFTLSPLDSRNYIMLSSMYSRAGRWGDFSKVRGLMKSKNLVRTAGCSFIEHEHKVYRFVVSDKSHMDFMRIYNKLDEVMGKIREVGYTLNKEFVLHDVEEVKDDMVGEHSEKLAIAFGLLVCNEKMPIVIMKNLRICGDCHNMAKFVSLVEKREIIIRDTKRFHHFAHGLCSCGDYW; from the coding sequence ATGCTGTCTTCAACCCGGTGTCCATGTTTTCACTTGATCAATTCTATTTTCTCTTCAAACTCCAATTTCAAAGCTTTAAGGCACATCATAAGATCTCAGACTAGATGTCTTCATAATCAAAGTGACCCACAAAGCTtgtctaatgctttttataatcaTCATAATTTCCAATCTCAACATAACCCAAGTTCACTTCTTTCGTCGGTAATAAGGTCAATAACCTTATGCGCTTCAATACCCATTTGCCGGTTGATCCATTCGAGAGTTGTTAAGTGTTTAAACTACAACGACGGATTCATTGGTGACAGACTGGTGTCACTCTATGCGAGATTAGGAAGTATCAAGGATGCACACCACCTGTTTGATGAAATTCCTAACAAGGATTTGGTATCCTGGAACTCGATTATTTCCGTTTTTTGTCAAAAAGGGGAAGTAAGTTTAAGCTTAAACGCTTTCTATAGAATGCGACATGAGTATGAAATGAACCCAAATGAGAtaactctcatttccttgattcCAGCTTGTGAAATTCTGGAAGGTAGTTACCTTCATGGTTTTGCTGTAAAAAATGGCTTATTATCCGAAACAAAAGTCTTGAATTCTCTTATCAACATGTATGGCAAAATCGGTCATTTGAATATGGCTTCTAAATTATTTGACACAATCAAGTCGCCAAATTTGGTCTCATGGAATTCGATTATCAATGTTCATATTCAAAGTGGGCTTATGGAGGATAGTATTTCATATTTTAACTCAATGCGTAGAGTTTCCATTTACCCTGATCAAGCTACAATTGTTACAATACTTCACGGTTGTGCCGATATAGGTGTTGGAAAACTAGTAGACGCATTTCATGGTAATATTTTACGCTCCGGATTAGATAAAAATATTCCAATTTTGACCACATTGTTGACCGTGTACGCGAAATCCGGAAGATTATCGGATTCATACGAACTCTTTAAACAAATGAAAAATCCCGATACGATCGCGTGGACTGCTATGCTTGCGGGATACGCGATCCACGGGTATGGAAAACAAGCGATCGAGCATTTCAATCACATGATCCAAAAAGGTCTAAAACCGGATCATGTCACTTTCACTCATTTGTTAAGTGCGTGTAGTCATTCGGGCCTTGTAAATGAAGGACAACATTTTTTTAACATCATGTCTAGTGTTTATGGAATTGAACCTCGGTTAGATCATTACTCTTGCATGGTTGACCTTTTTGGTAGGTCCGGGCGTTTGAAAGACGCGCGTGTTTTAATCGATTGCATGCCAATGGAGCCCAATTCGGGTGTTTGGGGAGCACTTTTAAACGGGTGTAAAGTTTATAACAACATTGAGCTTGGTGAAGAAACTGCAAGAAAGTTATTTACATTAAGCCCCTTGGATTCTAGAAATTACATTATGCTATCGAGTATGTACtcgagagcgggtcgttggggcGATTTTTCAAAAGTTCGGGGATTAATGAAATCGAAAAATCTTGTAAGAACTGCGGGGTGTAGTTTTATTGAACACGAGCATAAAGTTTATCGGTTTGTTGTGAGTGATAAATCACACATGGATTTTATGCGTATTTACAATAAGTTAGATGAAGTTATGGGGAAAATTCGGGAAGTGGGGTATACGTTGAATAAGGAGTTTGTCTTGCATGATGTTGAAGAAGTTAAAGATGATATGGTTGGGGAACATAGTGAGAAGTTGGCTATTGCATTTGGTTTGTTGGTGTGTAATGAGAAAATGCCGATTGTGATTATGAAGAATTTGAGGATTTGTGGTGATTGTCATAACATGGCGAAGTTTGTGTCGCTTGTGGAAAAGCGTGAGATTATTATTCGTGATACGAAGCGGTTTCATCATTTTGCTCATGGGTTATGCTCTTGTGGAGATTATTggtaa